One stretch of Tachysurus fulvidraco isolate hzauxx_2018 chromosome 12, HZAU_PFXX_2.0, whole genome shotgun sequence DNA includes these proteins:
- the tdh2 gene encoding L-threonine dehydrogenase 2 isoform X2, translated as MKTCTFSRLLCRSMSWSPRQISCRSPQSSDHPSDSPRILITGGLGQLGVGLAQMLRQQFGRENVILSDIKKPSAEVYDMGPFVYADVLDYKNLRELVVNNGINWLVHYSAMLSAVGETNVQLSRAINITGLHNVLDLALENSMRLFVPSTIGAFGPSSPRDPAPDLCIQRPRTIYGVSKVHAELMGEYLHHKYGLDFRCLRYPGVISAYTHPGGGTTDYAVQIFHDALSTGHHECYLHPKTRLPMMHISDCHRATVEFMQAPECLLNLRTYNIAAISFTPEEVVEEIRKHLPHLRVTYKSDPIRQNIDSWPMRFDDSNARRDWGWEPAFGLPELVVEMLSDLHNKHGPRC; from the exons ATGAAGACGTGCACATTTTCCCGCTTGCTGTGTCGATCCATGAGTTGGTCACCGAGACAAATCAGCTGTAGGAGTCCACAGTCTTCAGATCATCCATCAGATTCCCCTCGAATCCTGATTACTG GTGGACTCGGGCAGCTCGGGGTCGGTCTGGCGCAAATgctgag GCAGCAGTTTGGCCGAGAAAACGTGATCCTGTCCGATATCAAGAAGCCTTCAGCAGAGGTGTATGACATGG GTCCCTTCGTGTACGCTGATGTACTAGATTATAAGAACCTGCGTGAGCTGGTGGTGAACAATGGCATCAACTGGCTGGTGCATTACAGCGCAATGCTCAGTGCTGTGGGAGAAACCAACGTCCAGCTGTCCAGAGCCATCAACATCACAG GGCTACATAATGTATTAGACCTGGCTCTGGAGAACTCCATGCGTCTCTTCGTCCCCAGCACCATTGGAGCATTTGGTCCCTCCTCTCCCAGAGACCCCGCCCCCGATCTCTGCATCCAGAGGCCTCGCACCATTTACGGTGTTTCCAAAGTCCATGCCGAGCTCATGGGCGAG TATCTTCACCATAAATACGGCTTGGATTTCCGCTGTCTGCGTTATCCTGGAGTTatctcagcttacacacaccctGGTGGAGGAACCACAG ACTACGCAGTCCAGATCTTCCATGATGCTCTCAGCACTGGACACCACGAGTGCTACCTGCATCCAAAGACACGCCTACCCATGATGCACATTTCCGACTGCCACCGGGCCACTGTCGAGTTCATGCAGGCTCCTGAATGTCTGCTCAATCTGCGCACCTACAACATCGCCGCCATTAGCTTCACACCcgaggaggtggtggaggagaTCCGCAAACACCTCCCTCACCTGAGGGTCACCTATAAATCAGACCCAATCCGTCAGAACATCG acagCTGGCCAATGCGATTCGATGACTCTAACGCTCGGAGAGATTGGGGCTGGGAGCCGGCGTTCGGTCTTCCTGAGCTCGTCGTGGAAATGCTCAGTGACCTCCATAACAAGCACGGACCTCGGTGTTAG
- the LOC113641409 gene encoding neoverrucotoxin subunit beta-like has protein sequence MDSRCMEIAALGRPLYPGMLYDCRSDSFIPGVTLWDKNALHDDLDVRQKPKTHLKFAASDSLSDKANLLDISTSLKASFLCGLVEVEGSAKYLQDTKSSARQCRVTMQYSQTTTFEQLTMKELGNIIYPQVFDQKTATHVVTAVLYGAQVFMVFDYTSAENKSKQEIEGNLHAVVNKIPTLSTEGKASLNMTEDEKKMAENISVTFYGDIKLEENPTTYKEALEVYKKVPDLMKQQGKGVPLTVWLYPLNLLNDKAAQLLREIDLSLVCETESLLEEFGEMERICNDLIKRQITDDFPDLKYRLLKFQALHRNYTGLLKKALCRVLPAIRGGTQEDQALRDILSIHYTSPFNVSNMNKWLDDITTELNILSSYTTGLKDITVVKSSGSLNSICLHPDVDVVVCLSFTSLKDDDSCLAALQDFIKSEGFTMMGQTCERDSILQAAQPWFTSPDISKRMKQNLSLFTTFANANKNEKRIKFTIASISDPSNPGTSIQLYQNGSLTDLQPVSQPPKPVVETSDGKVTLKLSKSPTGETLHFRVEYRMKSSNDSAADVEEWTVIDTSNAQNTFTLTGLKPTEQYWVRYRAVSDVGVSEASDSVPFTFQGRLTVTVHQWNFSMPSLITELRTKIMTTVGMSRWSPSTIKSEVTNIVNNPNISYSEEIPGGLREGKALYFHGVVLSNGQSFTLDFETDEGDVAFHCRSWFSDSIRCNSYVKKIWQYEERAQCNISKGSAFDIFVVIKTEGYEVYVNGQKTFLFNHRIPMAKVNVFKIHGDVKMNTVGTVANWSKSTFGKELETNITRTKRSDIQSNVPHPVCNPSKHYLRSIPGGLRPGLALFFQGVVPSDWEQFSINLKAGLSDQHDIAFHFNPCIYSVVLKSRLNGTWEQNWVETSGGPFVCGAAFDIFVVINPECYEVMVNGLGCYTFEHRVPVDKVTTLYIDGDVFMNSFAITEVGDMNLKVTFPANI, from the exons ATGGATTCCAGATGCATGGAAATAGCTGCCCTGGGAAGACCTCTGTATCCTGGAATGTTGTATGATTGCCGGAGCGACTCCTTTATTCCAG GTGTTACATTATGGGATAAAAATGCATTGCATGATGACCTTGATGTACGTCAGAAGCCTAAAACACATCTGAAATTTGCTGCCTCTGATAGTCTCAGTGATAAGGCAAACCTCCTAGATATAAGCACTTCCCTTAAAGCCAGTTTCCTATGTGGATTGGTGGAGGTTGAAGGATCGGCCAAGTACCTGCAAGATACCAAATCTTCAGCACGTCAGTGCAGAGTTACTATGCAGTACAGCCAGACAACAACATTTGAACAGCTCACTATGAAGGAGCTTGGTAATATCATCTATCCACAAGTATTTGACCAGAAAACAGCCACTCATGTAGTTACAGCTGTACTGTATGGAGCTCAGGTTTTTATGGTGTTTGATTATACAAGTgcagaaaacaaaagcaaacaggAAATTGAAGGTAACCTTCATGCAGTGGTCAATAAGATCCCAACCCTTTCCACTGAGGGGAAAGCATCCCTTAACATgactgaagatgaaaaaaaaatggcagagaATATTAGTGTCACATTTTATGGTGACATTAAACTTGAAGAAAACCCCACTACATACAAGGAAGCCCTGGAAGTGTACAAGAAGGTGCCTGATCTGATGAAGCAACAAGGTAAAGGCGTGCCTCTGACAGTGTGGCTGTATCCTCTCAATCTTTTGAATGATAAGGCTGCACAGTTGTTGAGAGAAATTGATTTGAGCCTGGTGTGTGAAACAGAAAGTTTGCTGGAGGAATTCGGTGAAATGGAGAGAATATGCAATGATTTGATCAAAAGACAAATAACAGATGATTTCCCTGACCTAAAGTACAGGTTGCTAAAGTTTCAGGCATTACACAGAAATTATACAGGTTTGTTAAAGAAGGCACTATGTAGAGTTCTGCCAGCGATTCGTGGTGGGACACAAGAGGACCAGGCACTGAGGGACATCCTGAGCATCCATTACACATCACCCTTTAATGTAAGCAACATGAACAAATGGTTAGATGACATTacaactgaattaaatataCTGAGCTCCTATACCACTGGGTTGAAGGACATCACAGTTGTAAAATCATCAGGGTCACTCAATTCCATCTGCCTGCATCCTGATGTTGATGTGGTGGTATGTTTGTCATTTACATCTCTAAAGGATGATGACTCCTGCCTAGCAGCTCTACAGGACTTTATCAAATCGGAAGGATTTACAATGATGGGGCAAACATGTGAGAGAGATTCCATTCTCCAAGCAGCACAGCCTTGGTTCACTTCTCCTGACATTTCTAAAAGGATGAAGCagaatctttctctctttactaCTTTTGCAAATGccaataaaaatgagaagagaATCAAATTCACCATTGCCTCCATATCTGATCCCAGCAATCCAGGAACCTCCATCCAACTTTATCAGAATGGCTCTCTAACTGATCTCCAGCCTGTATCCCAACCTCCCAAACCTGTAGTAGAGACCAGTGATGGGAAAGTCACCCTGAAGCTTTCAAAATCCCCAACTGGAGAGACTTTACACTTCAGAGTTGAGTACAGGATGAAATCTTCAAATGATTCAGCAGCTGATGTTGAGGAATGGACAGTCATAGACACGTCAAATGCACAGAACACCTTCACATTGACTGGACTAAAGCCAACAGAACAATACTGGGTCCGATACAGAGCTGTTAGTgatgtgggagtgagtgaagcCAGCGACTCTGTCCCCTTCACCTTTCAAGGGAGGCTCACTGTGACAGTACACCAATGG AACTTCTCCATGCCTTCTCTCATTACTGAACTCAGGACTAAAATAATGACCACTGTCGGCATGTCACGATGGTCTCCATCTACTATCAAGTCAGAGGTTACAAATATTGTCAACAATCCT aaCATTTCTTACAGTGAGGAAATCCCTGGAGGGCTGAGAGAGGGAAAAGCTTTGTACTTCCATGGGGTCGTTTTGTCAAACGGTCAATC GTTTACGTTGGATTTTGAAACCGATGAGGGAGACGTCGCTTTTCACTGTAGGTCCTGGTTCAGTGACTCTATTCGATGCAACAGTTATGTGAAAAAGATATGGCAGTATGAAGAACGTGCACAGTGTAACATTTCCAAAGGATCAGcatttgacatttttgttgTGATCAAAACAGAAGGCTATGAG GTGTATGTAAATGGACAGAAGACTTTCCTGTTCAATCATCGCATACCAATGGCCAAAGTGAATGTGTTTAAGATTCATGGAGATGTCAAAATGAACACTGTTGGTACTGTTGCA AACTGGAGCAAATCTACTTTTGGTAAGGAACTAGAGACAAACATCACTCGCACAAAGCGTTCAGACATCCAGTCTAATGTGCCACATCCAGTCTGCAACCCT AGCAAGCATTATTTGAGATCAATCCCTGGAGGCTTGAGACCTGGTCTGGCGTTGTTCTTCCAAGGGGTTGTTCCATCAGATTGGGAACA GTTTTCAATAAATTTGAAGGCTGGCCTGTCTGACCAACATGACATCGCTTTTCACTTCAACCCCTGTATATACTCTGTGGTCCTTAAAAGCCGCTTGAATGGGACATGGGAACAGAATTGGGTGGAGACATCAGGAGGCCCATTTGTCTGTGGAGCAGCTTTTGATATCTTCGTGGTCATTAACCCAGAATGCTATGAG GTGATGGTGAATGGCCTGGGGTGCTACACGTTCGAGCACCGTGTACCGGTGGACAAAGTGACTACACTTTACATTGATGGAGACGTCTTCATGAACAGCTTTGCCATTACTGAA gtgGGTGATATGAACCTGAAAGTCACCTTCCCTGCAAATATTTGA
- the tdh2 gene encoding L-threonine dehydrogenase 2 isoform X1, with translation MKTCTFSRLLCRSMSWSPRQISCRSPQSSDHPSDSPRILITGGLGQLGVGLAQMLRQQFGRENVILSDIKKPSAEVYDMGPFVYADVLDYKNLRELVVNNGINWLVHYSAMLSAVGETNVQLSRAINITGLHNVLDLALENSMRLFVPSTIGAFGPSSPRDPAPDLCIQRPRTIYGVSKVHAELMGEYLHHKYGLDFRCLRYPGVISAYTHPGGGTTDYAVQIFHDALSTGHHECYLHPKTRLPMMHISDCHRATVEFMQAPECLLNLRTYNIAAISFTPEEVVEEIRKHLPHLRVTYKSDPIRQNIADSWPMRFDDSNARRDWGWEPAFGLPELVVEMLSDLHNKHGPRC, from the exons ATGAAGACGTGCACATTTTCCCGCTTGCTGTGTCGATCCATGAGTTGGTCACCGAGACAAATCAGCTGTAGGAGTCCACAGTCTTCAGATCATCCATCAGATTCCCCTCGAATCCTGATTACTG GTGGACTCGGGCAGCTCGGGGTCGGTCTGGCGCAAATgctgag GCAGCAGTTTGGCCGAGAAAACGTGATCCTGTCCGATATCAAGAAGCCTTCAGCAGAGGTGTATGACATGG GTCCCTTCGTGTACGCTGATGTACTAGATTATAAGAACCTGCGTGAGCTGGTGGTGAACAATGGCATCAACTGGCTGGTGCATTACAGCGCAATGCTCAGTGCTGTGGGAGAAACCAACGTCCAGCTGTCCAGAGCCATCAACATCACAG GGCTACATAATGTATTAGACCTGGCTCTGGAGAACTCCATGCGTCTCTTCGTCCCCAGCACCATTGGAGCATTTGGTCCCTCCTCTCCCAGAGACCCCGCCCCCGATCTCTGCATCCAGAGGCCTCGCACCATTTACGGTGTTTCCAAAGTCCATGCCGAGCTCATGGGCGAG TATCTTCACCATAAATACGGCTTGGATTTCCGCTGTCTGCGTTATCCTGGAGTTatctcagcttacacacaccctGGTGGAGGAACCACAG ACTACGCAGTCCAGATCTTCCATGATGCTCTCAGCACTGGACACCACGAGTGCTACCTGCATCCAAAGACACGCCTACCCATGATGCACATTTCCGACTGCCACCGGGCCACTGTCGAGTTCATGCAGGCTCCTGAATGTCTGCTCAATCTGCGCACCTACAACATCGCCGCCATTAGCTTCACACCcgaggaggtggtggaggagaTCCGCAAACACCTCCCTCACCTGAGGGTCACCTATAAATCAGACCCAATCCGTCAGAACATCG cagacagCTGGCCAATGCGATTCGATGACTCTAACGCTCGGAGAGATTGGGGCTGGGAGCCGGCGTTCGGTCTTCCTGAGCTCGTCGTGGAAATGCTCAGTGACCTCCATAACAAGCACGGACCTCGGTGTTAG